The genomic stretch tttttttttcacacgcacacacacccccacacagtcactccgtagtgggatttcaccacctatgggtactcaaacccttgacctggtgttgaaactcttgtgagtctaccaccgggggaagagtaaggacccagaATGTTCTTTTACCCTTTAATCCAGAATTTCTGGCCCTTTTATGGAGAAACTATCTTTATGAAAAGTTGCTAAATTTTGGCCTGTGATTCCTTTGGAAAAcaacttttcattttttctttttctttgttcttttttccCCAAAACTGAATATTTTGTTTCTAAGCTATCAAGGGTAGTTTATTGACATGGCTTTCAAATGGACTCTGATGAAGATAAAGCTAGGCCTTTTTGGGTGCCTTTACTGCATTTCATTAACTTCTCATGCATAAGAAATTACTTCTCTCTCTCAAACAGAAAAGCACTTGTTTTTATATGAATGAGAACAGTACAAATAAGTGGAATAAGACCTTCAATCATCTCTTTTGTCAGTATACAGCTACTGACTAATACCGAAAACATCCTTGTATTGGATGTCTCTTTTCTACAGTAAAGCACATTGGACCTGGAGTATTGAGCATGGCTAATGCAGGTCCTGATACCAATGGCAGCCAATTTTTCATATGCACTGTAAAGGTATGTTATCTGAAGTACACTGAACTACATCTGCCATGTTTAGATGTAGTTCAGTGTACTTCAGATATGTCATTGTGTGTATTTTCCTTAGGTGAATGCAGGGACAATGTTTCTGTTTTCTCTTGACAAAGCATACGAATTATATAATTGATCTGAGTTGTTGCGTGCATGTGAAGCAGACGCCGTGGTTGGATAAACGTCATGTCGTGTTtggacacatcatagtgggaatGGATGTCGTACGGAAGCTCGAATCCCAAGAAACAAGTAGAATGGACACACCCAAGTTGCCCTGCAGGATTGTCAACTGTGGAGAGCTGCCCATGGACAGCTGATTGGCTCATTCACATCAACGAACACAGGCGTGAAATCCTTTGTTTGGCCCATATTGTTTTGTTTGGCCCATTTCTTCATCTTATTTTGCTTTACTAATTTCAATCAAGCTTTGGTGGCTGCTAGAAAACAATTATGAGTGTGGAAATATTACAGAATACATTATAAGTGAATGTATGTCTGTTCCACAGAGGCATGCATACTTATTCCATTGTGTCCTTTGGAGTCATGTAGTGCTGAGGCAAATTTGCCCACTAATTCATGCATGTTCTTATTCAAAATATGTCTTCATCCACATGGGGTGAAAGCACATCTTTCTGAATGAAAATGTACATCCTAGACTGGGGGGTTTTATGAACAGCCAGCCCCATTGTAGATGAGCCGTtgccaaaaatcacattgaaaaGATGATCCTAACTGCCCAATTGAAGGATTTTGTAGAACTGCGATTGACAGGGTGAATAAGAGTCAACAATGGTCCACCTTCAACTGGTGAACACTTATATTTTTGGctgacaattattattattaccaaACGGAGCTGAAAACCAGAGACTGGAGCACCTCCCAAAGCAAGAAGAGGCATAGGCCCACCTACAATAGGTCCCTAGGATTGGCACCGGGTTTTTTTCCTAGCTTTGGCCTATCCATTGTGGGGCTCACTGAAATTTCTATCCTTTGCAAGTGGACCATCtgtatggaattcaatgtttgtAGTATTAATGCTATCTGCTGATATCATTGATATCACACTTCAAAGATACAAAATATCCTTCGAGTATCATTGGAATGCAAAAAATCCTGAATATCGCCCGAATTATTGCAATGTATCACATAATATCGGTGATATTTTTTGATATCGCTGATATATTGTCCATTTTCTCTTTGAAATGTTACTTAGTATTGACGATACCTACCGATAGTGACAAATATCATTGATATCATGCAGGAACCCACAATGCTTCTTTGGAAAtgttaaaaaactttttttttttttttttttcacattttccaTTAAATTTTTCTTCCAATCAGCTTGTGGGTGGATTTCCATCCATCCTTTGCAAgaatttgaaagaaaaagctacatTTCAAATCAGATTCAACATTTTCTTGGATTTGGGCCTGTTTCCAAATTGGTGAGGTATTTtgcattttcatacatttctttttatttaaatcaTACAAAAACAGAGTGAAAATGTTAGAAATCTTTGATTCTTCATGTTTGGTATAGAAAATTAAGGATTTCaaccttcgatttcgagatttgagggTAGGTGACTTAATTTGGGAAAAATTGAGGAAAATTTAAAATTCTCCCAAATTGATTGCAATcttacactccaaacatgaaataaaaaatgtacaAGGGCATGATCTACTGATTTATGAATTTTTcgtgaaattttgaattttttaattaaaaattattataaatacaatttttttcttcaaaatttcactTCTATCTGTAGTGAATCGAGTACAATTTCATAatatttaagagtgtttgatgaaataatcattaCATGCATTCTAATTTTGAGATTTGAGGGTAGTTTTAATTTGGAAAAAAATTAGAGATATTTTAAAAAGTTCCAAATTTCTCCCAAAATCATTGCAATCTTACACTTTAAGCATGAAGTCGAATATGTACAAGGCATGATCTACTagttcatggttttttttttttttccagaatttaaaaatattttaataaaaaaagtaaaaaatattttttatttgaaaaatgttttaaatttttttttttttttttttttatcacaatTGGCTGCATTTTTTTTGAGTATTTATAGGTGTTcgatgatttttttttgaaaaatatattttaaaaataattaataaatgtgaattttttttttgatgtaATACCCTGCCCTTGCTATCATAATGTTCTTTTACAGGTAAAACATGTCAAGAGGAAAGGGAGGTGGGCAGTTTGATATTGAGTGTATATATGACTGGCCTATTTTTGATGATCTATATGAATATGAGCAACATCCAAACACATCAATCACAGCTATATTTCTAAATTTTtacatctctttttttttttttggttttcaatACAAATTTATTAGTTGTATTTCCATAaatgtcttcttatatttataactGTTATGAATTcattttgaatataattgcatcagTTTAGTGAGACAACACAACTTATGACCctatataaagaaaacctattatgtacactattttttttttgtaatgttatgatttaaaagtgtgtattaaggtctttttttaacaattcctaaagtttcattaaaaaaaaaaatgatcaaattCCTAATGTTTCCTAAAAAGTCCAATACATATATGTATCCCAAAAGTGCAATACCTAATGCGATACTGATATGATACACACTAGTAGAATTGGAATCACTCTTTGGGAGAATAGAAGGAAATGCTTCAAATGTTACACATTTCTTGATGGCCTTCAATTTtcatactattttttttttttgttgtcaaaacactctccctctctctcaccagATTCATCGAGGAGAAATGGGAGACAACATCAATTGACCAGCTaaattaattttctaaatatttccAAACTTATTTAGTTAGGTGACAGGCTTCCCCTCATTGCAACACTAATATTTGCAAGATGGGTTCACATATATGGGGATTTCAAGCAAGGACTGCAGTTTCTACAGTGGTGGCAGGGCCCACGGCCTCCAGCTGATCTTCTCCGTCACCTTCCCATATCTCTGGCAATGCTTCTTTGATGTTGTGTATGCTATTCAGAGCAACATCTGCCCCTGGTACCAGTTCAGAGCTCCCCATCTGTATTACACACTCACATGCATTAGTTTtacatcaaaattttctttaaatacATTGAAACATCTGCACATATAAGATTGAGGGTGCTTACGATAACAGTATGAAAGCCTGCGGCCTTGCCCGACGCTATGTTTCGAACACTATCatcgaagaaaatctgaaaaaacagaAGCCCCAGTTTCAAAATGATGGAAAACAAGTGCAAATGTTCGAGTAGAAGTTGGCTCATGTCTTACTGTTTTCTTCGGATCAATGTTGGCAATTCGAATAGCAGCTTCCATTGCTTCCAAAGAGGGTTTACAAAGAATTCGTGATTTGGGTCCCAAATGATTTGCTTGGGTGCATTTGCAGGCTTCGGTCTCTGAATCACCTTCGGTGAAGAATGCATGTTCCTCTTGTTCAGCCGCATGCTCCTCTTGTTCAACTGGACAATCATCAGTCAAAGGCGAAGTATTttccacctcatcatcatcaggcTTAAGAGGTGGATTGAGTGTTTCAAAGCATATAATGCCTTCAAAACAATCTTCCAATTCCAGCCTACTGAGAACTTGAGCAGCGTGGGCTTTGTCAGCATTTGTGAAGATCTGCAAAGGACATTAGCCCCATGCACAAGTTAGAATTTCCTCAAAATTGCCACAACACAATTTTATACTCCCTGACTTTGGTGATTAATGTACTTTACATTCATATTCCAAATTgattttagaaaaaaagaaaaagaaaaaaggatcaaCATACGATTTTCCTTTGCGGCATGGACAATAAAAGGTTCCTCAGCACCGGGTCAGGCCTCAGTGTTTCATATGGCAATCTCCCATGAACATATTCATGAAATTCATCATCGTCGAATTCATAACCCAATGCCTGTGGATGTGaaaaccatccattttatgaccATCATGAAAATACATAGAGACTGAAGGAATAAAAACATGATGAAATGGAAGCAAgaattcaaatttatttttatttttaccttgAGACCAGCCATGGTTGTTCCATATTCCTTATACAATTCGAAGCACATCCTTGGAACTTCGCTTTCTTCAATATGAAGGTGGTGCAACATGTATTCTGCGATCGATGTCACTCAATGTTAGTACTTTGCATCGAAATTCCCCTACATTTTACGTATTATATGGCGTTTTGTCTTATTATGCTTGGTAGCAGTTGTGGCTGTTAGTCCCAAGCCCGGATAAAGGAGGATGGTTTGATTGGAAAGCAAGCAACCAGCAATCAAACATTGTGAAGCTACCATGAGAATAACTCTAGTGTTGGGCAGAGAAAATGATGGGATCATCTGATGGAAGAATGTTGCCCAccgtatcaacagtttggattccCAATAGGTGGACCCAAGAGTGTACAATATGGTCAGGCTAATCAAATTGATCGACCGAAAACTGTATATTTTCTCCATTGTTTCTGTTGAATTATATTCATGGCATGATCAGAGAGTTACCTTCAATGTTCCTGCGACAGGCTAAGTTAAGGCCCGAACTCAATGGATAGAGGGTATCATCCATGTCTGAGAAAAACATCACAAGCATCATAACCGAAAGTACCATTCACATACAATTTTCAAGgggaaaaaaacagaagaaaaaaagggaaaaaaaagaagaggttaAAACATTTCTTGAAATTTGTGCAACAAAACACACCCTTGAGGATTAAAACATACCAAAAAGCAAGCAATCGTATTTGGCTCCATCTGTTCTCTTGACAGCACCCATTTCCGAAACTCAAGCCTGCAAGAAATGCAATAGAAATGAAATTACATTAACCAGAAGATCATGACAAGAAGAGAGATTTGAAATCCTTTAATACAAGAAATTCATAGATattgaaataaattgaaaatttaaaaaaagtgaAAGGAAGAAACACAAGAAAATCAAATGACCAATCAAAAGAAATGGGAAGGAAAAAgtcctagattttgaaaaaaatcatccaactttcaaatttcataaaaaccCAATTTgttataaaattcaaaaaataaaaataaaaatagaaacccATATTGCAAGATCATCCAACTTTCAAATTGCAGAAaaactcatttgatataaaattaaaaaaagccCAGTtgctagggaaaaaaaaaacccatttgcTATTGCAAAATCATCCAACTTTCAAATTGCATAAAAACCCATTTgccattaattttaaaaaaatcccagccgctaaaataaaattaaataaaaaaaaaaaaaaccatttgctATTGCAAAGGATGATCCAACTTTCAAATTGCATAAAAAGCCCATTTgctataaaattcaaaaaaccAATTTGCTATTACAAAATTCCAACTTTCGAATTTCATAAAACCCCATTTGCAATAAAATCCAAAGAAACCCGTTTGCTAATTGCAAAGTATCATCCAACTTTCAAATTGCATAAAGACCCATTTgctataaaattcaaaaagaaaaaaaagaaaaaaaaatcccagttgctaaaaaaaaaaaaaactatttgctATTGCAAAAGATCATCCGACTTTCAAATTGCATAAAAACCCATTtgctataaaattcaaaattcaaaattcaaaattccaaaaaaaaaaaaaaaaaccccatttgCTGTTGAAAATATCATCCAACTTTCAAATTGCATAAAAACCCATTTTCATTGCAAAAGATCATCCAACTTTCAAATTGCATAAAAAACCCATTTCCTATAAAATTCAAAGAAACCCATCTGCTATTGCGAAATATCATCCAACTTTCAAATTACATGAAAACCCATTTTCTctaaaattcaaaaaagaaaCCATTTGCTATGCAAAAGATCATCCAACTTCCAaattgcacaaaaaaaaaaaaaaaaaaaaaaaaaaaacatttggagAAGAAATTCCAATCATAGAGAAAAAATAATCCTTCTCCAATTCAAAAATcgaaataaaaaaatacaatacCTGCGCAGAAACTTCCTAGATTGAGAAAGACGCTTGCGAAACCTGAATTGCACAATCCAACAGCAGTCTATTGAGTATTTATACAAATCCTTTGGGACCCACCCGACGAAGCGACACTTGCAGCATCCTATGTTGGAAGCAGCATATATCTAGAAAGCATTCCACATTATTCTGAGGGTAGTTGTTCGATACTCTGTCTTCGTATGAAGTTTGATAAGCAGGCATTTAGAAaaggtacacgtggcatatgcaGACTCAAATTCAACCGACTGAACTGTGGGAACTCACTGTCTCTAACTTAGATCtgaaaattagattggttgaataatcctaacctctgattcatggaaacTTAGATTTTTGAATGAGACCATTGGATATTctccattttaaccgtccaataaatgtccagaaATCTGATAGTTAGATAAATATATAAGAGTAATATTTTCTTCACCATACGTCCAAACTGTTggccatgatctggacggtttaCTTCGAATAAAATCCtttccacgtatgcaatttcacAGTAACTTCAAACTGCCTGTTTATCTTCCATAGTAGTCCCCAGAGTATCAATGTATTTTTCTTTGCTCAATGCGGGTATTTTCAGTTGCCGGTCGTTTTCGTGGATTGATACGGTGTTGAGGTTTGCTCTAATACATCTCAACGTTGCAATGTGATAGCTCGGGACTGTAGTCATTTGAATTGGGTttctttcaatgatctaaaccgtttatatagTAGGCCACCCTTTGGATGCATGCACAAGAAAATTATCGGAGTGGATATTTTAATCTTTCAATTACACAAAGGTTACGTGACCATCCATTTCCAAAGCCAAAGACCCAAGTTTCAAATGGCTGAAATAATCAAACTTAAGAGATTTTATACGTTTCATATCCATCATATAAGTTGAAACTCATCaagtaaacggtttggatcattacaaaaaaatatccaaattaaaaaaaattaaagtatGCGATTATCACATTTTGTAGGTCGGAATGTATTAGAGAAAAACGACGCGGTGTTTGGCGTGACACATGCAATTGGGCTATTGCATGGCCTTCTCTTTTTTGGTACCACATGAACTTCTCCTGCTTTGTACCACTTTTCAGTGGGATAGTATGAGGTTTATGCCTTAGGTGGACGAATATAATTCAGTATATTTCCTTCTTTTTGAAAAGATTTTGGTACTTGAATGAAAAAGTGCAATATGAGAGAACAAGTGGATGATACGTTGCATTTGGGAATgacatttttttttggggggtggtGATGTGTCTGGGAAATGGGATTTTTATAAGAGGAGGGATTGTAGGAAGATAACAAAAAGATGCCCATGTTTGCAAATTAGTTGTAACCatgaggatgaagaagaaaagagagtgataCATATTGGAACAATTGTGTCATTTTGATTCTATATAATTCTTTGATATCCTAACTCTCGGGGGGCTTCATTAGAACAACTATTGGTTGAGAGTAATTACGTACTTCTAATAATACATTGGTTTATGTTTGAGATTcatctctttctattcttataactgttgatgcagtttttcggCAGACCCTCGGCGATTGACCTTCCTAAACCTGTATAGGTGTAAAAGAGAAATAAAGGAGACCCCGACTAATGTAGAGGACTCCCGCTCTGATGCCTAAATCAGGAACATGGTCTTTTTTGTAGAGTAGGGTCTCCAGAAAAG from Magnolia sinica isolate HGM2019 chromosome 17, MsV1, whole genome shotgun sequence encodes the following:
- the LOC131231386 gene encoding uncharacterized protein LOC131231386 produces the protein MGAVKRTDGAKYDCLLFDMDDTLYPLSSGLNLACRRNIEEYMLHHLHIEESEVPRMCFELYKEYGTTMAGLKALGYEFDDDEFHEYVHGRLPYETLRPDPVLRNLLLSMPQRKIIFTNADKAHAAQVLSRLELEDCFEGIICFETLNPPLKPDDDEVENTSPLTDDCPVEQEEHAAEQEEHAFFTEGDSETEACKCTQANHLGPKSRILCKPSLEAMEAAIRIANIDPKKTIFFDDSVRNIASGKAAGFHTVIMGSSELVPGADVALNSIHNIKEALPEIWEGDGEDQLEAVGPATTVETAVLA